One window from the genome of Hyalangium minutum encodes:
- a CDS encoding YncE family protein yields MEGSVAATPAPESPSQVLEREDVRIAFSLRPLASGGEVKAGADAWASFTLTDPRTGEPLAGQRPLAWMTPRAGEQAPDEKGCKTLVSEFLGGLLSRKADVDMNGYMAVTLNEDNTLSVINPQLAFSRTKLFSLISLTGAPADWVLHPSKESLFLSLPGANRVAVVDTVRFRLRGTVPVGKGPTRLALSPDGGLLAVGNDGEGSVSLLDAKSQEVLRTLPVGPGPQELVFAEEGRMLWVSGRGGEVLSGVDVDRLEVVERLEVGQGVTSLAVSDSARAVYAAIPSRGEVVVVDSAGRKVAQRISLGEGVERVALDPSGRWLFALHRDTGKVSVVDTATGQPRHVFEGLVSPDFVTFTPQFAYVRDAGDKRLLLIQRESLAKPGEPVTLRIPFAQTLPGKGDEAEGAAPVVPTPDGQGVLIASPEDRALFFFQEGMMAPSGSHLNYGRRPRAVMVVDRSLSEVKPGVYASAVKPSQEGVYEVPLLLDSPRRAVCFEYRVAPGATAQARVPKVEFTALFDADKRLHAAQTTRLHFRLVNASTKRPLRPQEVSVLLFKPPGAWQRVVEPQAVEDGGLEVSFTPPSPGQYQMLVGTRTPASPLGKLPPLTLRVGPAEGPPPASLHVQETPP; encoded by the coding sequence GTGGAGGGCTCAGTCGCCGCGACCCCCGCGCCCGAGTCGCCCTCCCAGGTGCTCGAGCGGGAGGACGTGCGAATCGCATTCTCCCTGCGGCCCCTGGCTTCGGGGGGCGAGGTGAAAGCGGGGGCGGATGCCTGGGCTTCCTTCACCTTGACGGACCCGCGCACGGGGGAGCCGCTGGCCGGTCAGCGCCCTCTGGCGTGGATGACGCCACGTGCCGGTGAGCAGGCCCCAGATGAAAAGGGTTGCAAGACGCTCGTGAGCGAATTCCTGGGCGGGCTTCTGTCCAGGAAAGCCGACGTGGACATGAACGGCTACATGGCGGTGACGCTGAACGAAGACAATACGCTGTCGGTCATCAATCCCCAGTTGGCCTTCAGCCGGACGAAGCTTTTCAGCCTCATCTCCCTGACCGGTGCCCCGGCGGACTGGGTGCTCCACCCCAGCAAGGAGAGTCTCTTCCTCTCCCTGCCCGGAGCGAACCGCGTCGCGGTGGTGGACACCGTCCGCTTCCGCTTGCGAGGCACTGTCCCGGTGGGGAAGGGCCCCACGCGCCTGGCCCTCTCCCCCGACGGCGGACTGCTCGCCGTGGGCAATGACGGGGAGGGCTCCGTCAGCCTCCTGGATGCGAAGAGCCAGGAGGTGCTGCGGACCCTTCCCGTGGGGCCCGGGCCTCAGGAGCTGGTCTTCGCAGAGGAGGGGCGAATGCTCTGGGTGAGCGGGAGGGGAGGGGAGGTCCTCTCCGGCGTGGACGTGGATCGGCTCGAGGTGGTGGAGCGCTTGGAGGTAGGCCAGGGAGTGACTTCCCTGGCGGTGAGTGACTCGGCTCGCGCGGTATACGCCGCCATTCCCTCCCGTGGCGAGGTGGTGGTGGTGGACAGCGCCGGGCGCAAGGTGGCCCAGCGGATCAGCCTTGGCGAGGGCGTGGAGCGCGTGGCGTTGGACCCGAGCGGGCGCTGGCTGTTCGCCCTCCACCGCGACACGGGGAAGGTCTCCGTGGTGGACACGGCCACGGGACAGCCGCGCCACGTCTTCGAAGGACTCGTGTCCCCCGACTTCGTCACCTTCACTCCCCAGTTCGCCTACGTGCGGGACGCGGGCGACAAGCGGCTGCTGCTCATCCAACGCGAGAGCCTGGCCAAGCCGGGGGAGCCCGTGACGCTGAGGATCCCCTTTGCCCAGACACTTCCGGGGAAGGGGGACGAAGCGGAGGGCGCCGCGCCCGTTGTGCCTACGCCCGATGGCCAGGGCGTGCTCATCGCCTCTCCCGAGGATCGCGCTCTCTTCTTCTTCCAGGAGGGAATGATGGCCCCTTCGGGGAGCCACCTCAATTACGGCCGGCGGCCTCGCGCCGTCATGGTGGTGGACCGCTCCCTCTCCGAGGTGAAGCCCGGGGTGTATGCCTCGGCGGTGAAGCCGAGCCAGGAGGGCGTGTACGAGGTGCCTCTGCTGCTCGACAGCCCGCGCAGGGCCGTCTGCTTCGAATATCGGGTGGCGCCGGGCGCCACTGCGCAGGCGCGCGTGCCGAAGGTGGAGTTCACCGCGCTGTTCGACGCGGACAAACGGCTGCACGCGGCGCAGACCACGCGATTGCACTTCCGCCTGGTGAATGCCTCGACGAAGCGGCCGTTGCGCCCACAAGAGGTGTCCGTGCTGCTCTTCAAGCCTCCCGGGGCGTGGCAGCGAGTCGTCGAGCCGCAAGCAGTCGAGGACGGTGGGCTGGAGGTGAGCTTCACCCCACCTTCGCCAGGCCAATACCAGATGCTCGTGGGGACCCGTACGCCGGCCAGCCCCCTGGGCAAGCTGCCCCCGTTGACGCTCCGGGTAGGGCCCGCCGAGGGACCTCCGCCCGCATCCCTTCATGTCCAGGAGACGCCGCCGTGA
- a CDS encoding multicopper oxidase produces the protein MTPSDSSTSSDSPSSTCQRTVKADVVALDQVFTYNRFGAFNPIGMVYALRRDVVAIEGNVPSPGNARLRDGKRPRPLVLRVNKGDCLKVTFTNWLAPDRGQIPEPPEEPLDEPSDDPRNDAPATRTAGLHVQGLQYLNIDADAARVGLNGESLAEPGQTREYRLFAEREGTFLFRSMAHLLGGEGDNAALAAGFFGAVHVEPKGSRWFRSQVTAEELQAATKGRNSDGTPRINYSARDGQGVPILEILGDDNEIVHGDLYAIVAGYKDTELGTPTSQNVGVFREFTAVFHDEIKVVQAFPELEEDPTLRSIRDGFAINYGADALGPRLLANRARVGPSAKCFECKFEEFFLSSWPNGDPALNLERDGDGKAERALFPEDPSNVHHAYLGDPVRIRNMHAGPKEAHIFHLHAHQWLHSPRDDESTYLDSQTISPGSTFIYDINFGGGGNRNLTVGDAIFHCHFYPHFAQGMWSLWRNHDVFEAGTPDRNLPDGELAQGVPTPALVPLPGRPMPPMPTYKPTQVALANGDNVKRPAFPGYPFYIAGVAGRRAAQPPLDLEVNGGLPRHLVVNVPQGGVVLGESGEFDVRLEEVDLKLLPDQGTPAERAAMDFHAGDFEGGENKRTLYGFPAAAYPAFTPEGKKASFFVNGQPPKPGAPYADPCPKGTKERDYRVAFVQLDMVVNRAGWHDPQARILVLNNDVQATLSGERPPEPLVIRANSGECVVSHGTNLIPDVLEEDAFQIFTPTDTVGQHIHLVKFDVTSSDGAANGWNYEDGTFAAQEVQMRIAAANARGGAFKADGTTQPGGPRQKLTARPHPLLPFAPLGTQTTVQRWWADPIVDDDGNDRTVRTVFTHDHFSPSSHQQHGLYASLAVEPKGSRWRDPETGAQLGTRDDGGPTQGNADILTPNRENSFREFSLAVADFALVFDARGEPVNIQGNELQPLPRAIANPENPPPLAIAEEDPGTMLVSYRNEPIPLRIAQEVDGVFVQKAGPAGDMANVFRSEIHGDPFTPLLRAYGGDRILIRLIEGAHEEMHSLSINGVRWLHEPSDTNSGFSNAQAFGISEHFEFENRLPPVQGGPTADYLYNSAPADDLWNGVWGLIRTYRDTQPDLQELPGNPIHSRKNVGHPTCPDNAPLRRYTVYALTARDNLPGGRLVYNERFRIFDPDAILYVLAEHVDDVIRGKRRPEPLILRAAAGDCIEVKLINALPEVMPKTPHWNFLPVITDGFNVNQVASSNHASLHPQLVDFNVREGDSANVGLNPVQTVAPGNVGVFRWYAGRWKLEDDAFITSPVLLASLEGMTPAPENTHSRFEPIPVEYGAINLRDMADVVNHGTQSALGALIIEPRGATWKTDSGTHAQATVSYRDKDGKQRKFREFVLLYQDELGLHSDDPRFQCEDAGLQCGTALLPYDAADDAEDSGHKAFNLRTEPLWARLGLRPENALDEANDLQQADLLSSKDFGDPATPIFTANSGDQVRFRVLQASGHPRSHAFTLHGHEWQHEPWVDGSTRIGDKEDSNIVGTQGGHAPMRHWNVVPQNGAGGKFRVEGDYLYQDQPSALFPDGMWGIFRVE, from the coding sequence TTGACGCCGAGCGACAGTTCGACGTCGAGCGACAGTCCCAGCTCCACCTGCCAGCGCACGGTGAAGGCGGACGTGGTGGCTCTGGATCAAGTCTTCACCTACAACCGCTTCGGAGCCTTCAACCCCATCGGGATGGTCTATGCCCTGCGCCGAGACGTAGTGGCCATCGAGGGGAACGTCCCCAGCCCGGGCAATGCCAGGCTGCGCGACGGCAAGCGGCCTCGTCCCTTGGTGCTCCGGGTGAACAAGGGAGATTGCCTGAAGGTGACCTTCACCAACTGGCTGGCGCCCGACCGCGGCCAGATTCCGGAGCCTCCGGAGGAACCTTTGGATGAGCCCTCGGATGACCCCCGAAACGACGCACCGGCGACGCGCACGGCCGGACTGCACGTGCAGGGGCTGCAGTACCTCAACATCGACGCGGATGCCGCCCGCGTGGGGCTCAACGGCGAGAGCTTGGCGGAGCCCGGCCAGACGCGCGAGTACCGGCTCTTCGCTGAGCGAGAGGGCACATTTCTGTTCCGAAGCATGGCGCACCTGCTGGGCGGAGAGGGGGACAATGCGGCCCTCGCTGCGGGCTTCTTCGGAGCGGTCCATGTGGAGCCCAAAGGCTCCCGCTGGTTCCGCTCGCAGGTGACGGCTGAAGAACTCCAGGCCGCCACCAAGGGGCGCAACAGCGACGGCACTCCGCGCATCAACTACTCGGCCAGAGATGGGCAGGGCGTTCCCATCCTGGAGATCCTGGGTGACGACAACGAAATCGTCCATGGAGACCTCTACGCCATCGTCGCGGGTTACAAGGACACGGAGCTGGGGACGCCCACCTCGCAGAACGTGGGCGTCTTTCGCGAGTTCACCGCCGTCTTCCACGATGAAATCAAGGTGGTGCAGGCCTTCCCTGAGCTCGAGGAGGACCCGACGTTGAGGTCGATCCGGGACGGCTTTGCCATCAACTATGGAGCGGATGCATTGGGTCCGCGTCTGTTGGCGAACCGTGCGCGTGTTGGCCCCAGCGCGAAGTGCTTCGAGTGCAAGTTCGAGGAGTTCTTCCTCTCCTCCTGGCCTAACGGAGACCCGGCGCTGAACCTGGAGCGAGACGGGGACGGCAAGGCGGAGAGGGCCCTGTTCCCGGAGGACCCGTCCAACGTGCACCACGCCTACCTGGGAGATCCGGTGCGCATCCGCAACATGCATGCGGGTCCCAAGGAGGCGCATATCTTCCACCTGCACGCGCACCAGTGGCTGCACTCACCGCGGGACGACGAGTCCACCTACCTGGACTCGCAGACCATCAGCCCCGGAAGCACCTTCATCTACGACATCAACTTTGGGGGAGGAGGTAACCGCAACCTCACGGTGGGAGATGCCATCTTCCACTGCCACTTCTATCCCCACTTCGCCCAGGGCATGTGGTCGCTGTGGCGCAACCACGACGTCTTCGAGGCGGGCACGCCGGACAGAAACCTGCCTGACGGGGAGCTGGCACAAGGCGTTCCCACTCCAGCGTTGGTTCCCCTGCCGGGGCGGCCCATGCCGCCCATGCCCACGTACAAGCCCACGCAGGTGGCGCTGGCCAACGGCGACAACGTCAAGAGGCCCGCTTTTCCGGGGTACCCTTTCTACATCGCGGGGGTAGCGGGTCGGCGCGCCGCCCAACCTCCGCTGGACCTGGAGGTCAACGGTGGGCTGCCTCGGCACCTGGTAGTGAACGTCCCCCAGGGCGGCGTCGTCCTGGGCGAAAGCGGTGAGTTTGACGTGCGCCTGGAGGAGGTGGACCTCAAGCTGTTGCCCGACCAGGGGACGCCAGCGGAGCGGGCGGCCATGGACTTCCATGCCGGGGACTTCGAAGGGGGAGAGAACAAGAGGACGCTCTACGGCTTCCCCGCAGCGGCGTACCCGGCATTCACGCCGGAGGGCAAGAAGGCCTCCTTCTTCGTCAATGGCCAGCCGCCGAAGCCGGGAGCCCCGTACGCGGACCCCTGCCCCAAGGGCACCAAGGAGCGCGACTACCGTGTGGCCTTCGTTCAGTTGGACATGGTGGTGAACCGCGCGGGCTGGCACGACCCCCAGGCGCGCATCCTCGTCCTGAACAACGATGTGCAGGCCACCTTGAGCGGCGAGCGTCCCCCTGAGCCGCTCGTCATACGCGCCAACTCGGGCGAGTGCGTGGTGTCCCATGGCACCAACCTCATCCCGGACGTCCTCGAAGAGGACGCGTTCCAGATCTTCACGCCCACCGACACGGTGGGCCAGCACATCCACCTGGTGAAGTTCGACGTCACCAGCTCCGATGGGGCGGCCAACGGCTGGAACTACGAGGACGGCACCTTTGCCGCCCAGGAAGTGCAGATGCGCATCGCGGCGGCGAACGCGCGGGGAGGAGCCTTCAAGGCCGATGGGACGACCCAGCCTGGGGGCCCACGCCAGAAGCTGACCGCGCGGCCGCACCCCCTGCTTCCCTTTGCGCCCCTGGGCACACAGACGACGGTGCAGCGCTGGTGGGCAGACCCCATCGTCGACGATGACGGAAACGACCGCACCGTCCGGACAGTCTTCACCCACGACCACTTCTCGCCTTCTTCCCACCAGCAACATGGCTTGTACGCCTCGCTGGCTGTTGAGCCGAAGGGGAGCCGGTGGCGAGATCCGGAGACGGGGGCGCAGTTGGGTACGCGCGATGATGGCGGCCCCACCCAAGGGAACGCGGACATCCTCACCCCCAACCGGGAGAACAGCTTCCGGGAGTTCTCACTTGCTGTCGCGGACTTCGCCCTCGTCTTCGATGCCCGGGGAGAGCCGGTGAACATCCAGGGCAACGAGCTCCAGCCACTGCCTCGGGCCATCGCCAACCCGGAGAATCCGCCCCCGCTGGCCATCGCCGAAGAAGACCCTGGCACCATGTTGGTTTCCTACCGCAATGAGCCCATCCCTTTGCGCATTGCCCAGGAGGTGGACGGGGTGTTCGTGCAGAAGGCGGGCCCTGCCGGGGACATGGCCAACGTGTTCCGCTCGGAGATCCACGGCGACCCATTCACCCCGCTGCTGCGCGCCTACGGAGGCGACAGGATTCTCATCCGACTGATCGAGGGGGCACACGAGGAGATGCACTCGCTCTCCATCAATGGGGTGAGGTGGCTGCACGAGCCGTCGGACACGAACAGCGGCTTCTCCAACGCCCAGGCGTTCGGCATCTCGGAGCACTTCGAGTTCGAGAACCGCCTGCCGCCCGTGCAGGGAGGCCCCACCGCCGACTACCTCTATAACAGCGCCCCTGCGGACGACTTGTGGAACGGGGTGTGGGGCCTCATCCGGACCTACCGAGACACTCAGCCCGACCTGCAGGAGCTGCCGGGAAACCCCATTCACAGCCGGAAGAATGTCGGGCACCCCACGTGTCCCGACAACGCGCCTTTGCGCCGCTACACCGTGTACGCGCTGACCGCGCGGGACAACCTGCCCGGAGGCAGGCTGGTGTACAACGAGCGCTTCCGCATCTTCGATCCGGACGCGATCCTCTATGTGCTCGCCGAGCATGTGGACGACGTCATCCGTGGCAAGCGCCGCCCGGAGCCGCTCATCCTGAGGGCCGCCGCAGGGGATTGCATCGAGGTCAAGCTCATCAACGCCCTGCCCGAAGTGATGCCCAAGACGCCGCACTGGAACTTCCTGCCGGTCATCACGGACGGCTTCAACGTCAATCAAGTGGCGTCGTCCAACCACGCCTCGCTGCACCCACAACTGGTGGACTTCAACGTGCGCGAGGGTGACTCGGCCAACGTGGGACTCAACCCGGTGCAGACGGTGGCTCCAGGCAACGTGGGCGTTTTCCGGTGGTACGCGGGGCGCTGGAAGCTGGAGGACGACGCGTTCATCACCTCTCCCGTGCTGCTGGCCTCGCTGGAGGGCATGACCCCCGCGCCCGAGAACACCCACAGCCGATTCGAGCCGATACCCGTGGAGTACGGAGCCATCAACCTTCGGGACATGGCGGACGTGGTGAACCACGGAACGCAGAGCGCGCTGGGAGCGCTCATCATCGAGCCCCGAGGGGCCACTTGGAAGACGGACTCAGGGACGCACGCCCAAGCCACCGTCTCCTACCGGGACAAGGACGGCAAGCAGCGCAAGTTCCGGGAGTTCGTGCTGCTCTACCAGGACGAGCTGGGCCTGCACTCGGACGACCCGCGCTTCCAGTGTGAAGATGCCGGACTCCAGTGTGGCACCGCCCTGCTGCCCTATGACGCCGCGGATGATGCGGAGGACTCGGGCCATAAGGCATTCAACCTCCGCACCGAGCCTCTGTGGGCCCGGCTCGGCTTGCGGCCTGAGAATGCCTTGGACGAGGCGAATGACTTGCAACAGGCGGACCTGCTGAGCTCGAAGGACTTTGGGGATCCGGCGACTCCCATCTTCACCGCCAACTCGGGCGATCAGGTGCGCTTCCGGGTGTTGCAGGCCTCCGGGCATCCGCGCAGTCACGCCTTCACGCTCCACGGCCACGAGTGGCAGCACGAGCCCTGGGTGGATGGCTCGACCCGGATTGGTGACAAGGAGGATTCGAACATCGTCGGCACGCAGGGAGGGCACGCGCCCATGCGGCATTGGAACGTGGTGCCGCAGAATGGAGCGGGCGGGAAGTTCCGGGTGGAAGGCGACTACCTCTACCAGGACCAGCCCAGCGCCCTCTTCCCCGACGGCATGTGGGGCATCTTCCGGGTGGAGTGA